The Nitrospirota bacterium genome has a segment encoding these proteins:
- the grpE gene encoding nucleotide exchange factor GrpE: MEKKDKNNNTISELDSSTSEGQGPQEVLPKDEAEDLRQALAAKTEEAQATQDKYLRLAAEFENFKKLSLKEQREHTRFATESILKELLPIVDNLERAIRSAADSPAGNGLIQGVELTLKQFQETLAKFGIKPIASVGQPFDPACHQAVTRVESATAADNTVVEEFQKGYRLHDRVLRAAMVSVATSPAERQGTASAET; this comes from the coding sequence GTGGAGAAGAAGGACAAAAACAACAATACTATCAGCGAGTTAGACTCTTCGACCTCTGAGGGACAGGGACCGCAAGAGGTCCTGCCCAAAGATGAGGCTGAAGACCTGCGGCAGGCCCTGGCCGCCAAGACGGAGGAGGCCCAGGCGACACAGGACAAATACCTCCGGCTGGCCGCGGAATTTGAGAACTTCAAAAAGCTGTCCTTGAAGGAACAGCGTGAGCATACCCGGTTCGCCACCGAGAGCATCTTGAAGGAGCTGTTGCCCATCGTTGACAACCTGGAGCGCGCGATCCGGTCCGCCGCCGACTCGCCCGCCGGCAACGGGCTGATCCAGGGAGTGGAGCTCACGCTCAAACAGTTCCAGGAGACGCTGGCCAAGTTCGGCATCAAGCCGATCGCCAGCGTCGGGCAGCCGTTCGATCCGGCCTGTCACCAGGCCGTGACCCGCGTGGAGTCCGCCACTGCGGCCGACAACACGGTCGTGGAGGAGTTCCAAAAAGGCTACCGGCTGCACGACCGGGTGCTGCGGGCGGCCATGGTCTCCGTGGCGACCTCCCCGGCTGAACGGCAGGGGACGGCGTCGGCGGAGACGTGA
- a CDS encoding type III pantothenate kinase, whose amino-acid sequence MLLAIDIGNSNVVFGLFKDRVLTGPWRLSTEPARTADEYGVLTVELLRAAGIRPDQVTDLILSSVVPGLIPVFTQLAETRFHCTPLLVSPDLETGLKLSYTNPRELGVDRLVNATAAYARYRATVIVIDFGTATTFDAITQAGEFLGGVIAPGLGVAADALAARTAQLPKVPLVPPKTTIGRDTVSSIQSGLLYGYAGLVDAIVIRMRAELGQNATVIATGGLASVIAPECQTIQEVRPLLTLEGLELLHRLTRGDS is encoded by the coding sequence ATGCTGCTCGCGATCGACATCGGGAACTCCAACGTGGTCTTCGGACTGTTCAAGGACCGGGTCCTGACCGGGCCCTGGCGTCTGTCCACGGAGCCCGCAAGGACCGCCGACGAGTATGGCGTCCTCACGGTGGAGCTCCTGCGAGCCGCCGGAATCAGGCCGGACCAGGTGACGGACCTGATCCTCTCCAGCGTCGTCCCCGGCCTGATCCCCGTCTTTACCCAACTGGCCGAGACCCGCTTCCACTGCACGCCGCTCCTCGTCTCGCCAGACCTGGAGACCGGGCTGAAGCTGAGCTACACCAATCCCCGCGAGCTGGGCGTGGACCGGCTGGTCAATGCGACCGCCGCCTACGCCCGATACAGGGCCACCGTCATCGTGATTGACTTCGGGACCGCGACCACCTTCGACGCCATCACCCAAGCGGGGGAATTTCTGGGCGGCGTGATCGCGCCGGGACTCGGCGTCGCCGCCGACGCCCTCGCGGCCAGGACCGCCCAACTGCCCAAAGTCCCGCTGGTCCCTCCCAAGACCACCATCGGTCGGGACACGGTGAGCAGCATCCAATCCGGACTCCTCTACGGCTACGCCGGCCTCGTGGACGCCATCGTCATCCGGATGCGGGCTGAATTGGGGCAGAACGCGACGGTCATTGCGACCGGCGGGCTGGCCTCGGTGATTGCACCTGAGTGCCAGACGATCCAGGAAGTCCGGCCGCTCCTCACGCTCGAGGGACTGGAGCTGCTCCATCGGCTGACCCGCGGCGACTCCTGA
- the dnaK gene encoding molecular chaperone DnaK, with translation MGKVIGIDLGTTNSCVAIMSGGDPVVIANAEGSRTTPSVVAITDKGERLVGQIAKRQAITNPENTIFSVKRLMGRKFHSREVQEAIKRLPYKILEASNGDAHVEIRGKKYSPAEISAMILQKMKQTAEDYLGEKVTEAVITVPAYFDDSQRQATKDAGQISGLNVLRIINEPTAASLAYGLDKKKDERIAVYDLGGGTFDISILEIGEGVFEVKSTNGDTYLGGDDFDLRVMDWLVDEFRKDQGIDLRKDRMALQRLKEAAERAKIELSSSQETEINLPFITADASGPKHLVTKLTRAKLEQLVDDLIQRTIEPCRKALADAGVTARDVNEVVLVGGMTRMPKVIEKVKEFFGKEPHRGVNPDEVVAVGAGIQAGVLKGEVKDVLLLDVTPLTLGIETLGGIFTHLIERNTTIPTKKSQIFSTAADNQSAVTIRVFQGEREMANDNKLLGQFDLVGIPPAPRGMPQIEVAFDIDANGIVHVAAKDLGTGKEQSIKITASSGLSKDEIERMVKEAQSHTEEDKKRRQLAEAKNQADTLIYGTEKNLAEHGDKIGEDDKTKIKDAVAALRKAMEGSDLSAIESATQALNTASHKLAEEMYKKASAGAGESAGQGNGSAKTEEKVVDAEFTEVDKDKK, from the coding sequence ATGGGCAAGGTCATCGGCATCGATCTGGGGACGACGAACTCGTGCGTGGCCATCATGAGCGGCGGCGACCCGGTGGTCATCGCCAACGCCGAGGGCAGCCGCACGACTCCGTCGGTCGTCGCGATCACGGACAAGGGGGAGCGCCTGGTCGGGCAGATCGCCAAGCGCCAGGCCATCACGAACCCCGAAAACACGATCTTCTCGGTCAAGCGGCTGATGGGCCGAAAGTTCCACAGCCGGGAGGTCCAGGAGGCGATCAAGCGCCTCCCGTACAAGATCCTGGAGGCCAGCAACGGCGACGCCCACGTGGAGATTCGGGGCAAGAAGTACAGCCCGGCGGAAATCTCCGCCATGATCCTGCAGAAGATGAAGCAGACCGCCGAGGACTACCTGGGCGAAAAGGTCACCGAGGCCGTCATCACGGTCCCCGCCTACTTCGACGACAGCCAGCGCCAGGCCACCAAGGACGCGGGCCAGATTTCCGGCCTCAACGTGCTCCGGATCATCAACGAGCCGACGGCCGCCTCCCTGGCCTACGGCCTCGACAAGAAGAAAGACGAGCGGATCGCGGTGTACGACCTGGGCGGCGGCACGTTCGACATCTCGATCCTGGAGATCGGCGAGGGGGTCTTCGAGGTCAAGTCCACCAACGGCGACACCTACCTGGGCGGGGACGACTTCGACCTGCGGGTCATGGATTGGCTCGTGGACGAGTTCAGGAAGGACCAGGGGATCGACCTCCGCAAGGACCGGATGGCCCTGCAGCGGTTGAAGGAGGCGGCGGAGCGGGCCAAGATCGAGCTCTCCTCCTCCCAGGAGACCGAGATCAACCTGCCCTTCATCACGGCGGACGCGAGCGGGCCCAAGCACCTGGTGACCAAGCTCACGCGCGCCAAATTGGAACAGCTCGTGGACGACCTGATCCAGCGGACCATCGAGCCCTGCCGAAAAGCCTTGGCCGACGCCGGAGTCACCGCCCGCGACGTCAACGAGGTCGTGCTGGTGGGCGGCATGACCCGGATGCCGAAGGTGATCGAAAAGGTGAAGGAATTCTTCGGCAAGGAGCCGCACCGGGGCGTGAACCCGGACGAGGTCGTCGCGGTCGGAGCGGGCATCCAGGCCGGCGTGCTCAAGGGTGAGGTCAAGGACGTGCTGCTCCTGGACGTCACGCCGCTCACGCTGGGCATCGAGACCCTGGGCGGCATCTTCACGCACCTGATCGAGCGGAACACCACGATCCCGACCAAAAAGAGCCAAATCTTCTCGACCGCAGCCGACAACCAGAGCGCGGTGACGATCCGGGTTTTCCAGGGCGAGCGCGAGATGGCCAACGACAACAAGCTGCTCGGCCAGTTCGACCTCGTCGGCATTCCGCCGGCCCCGCGGGGCATGCCGCAGATCGAGGTGGCGTTCGACATCGACGCGAACGGCATCGTGCACGTCGCGGCCAAGGACCTAGGCACGGGGAAGGAGCAATCCATCAAGATCACGGCCTCCAGCGGGCTCAGCAAGGACGAGATCGAGCGGATGGTCAAGGAAGCCCAGTCCCACACGGAGGAGGACAAGAAGCGCCGCCAGTTGGCCGAAGCCAAGAACCAGGCCGACACGCTCATCTACGGCACGGAGAAGAACCTGGCGGAGCACGGCGACAAGATCGGCGAGGACGACAAGACCAAGATCAAGGACGCCGTCGCCGCCCTCCGGAAGGCGATGGAGGGCAGCGACCTCTCGGCGATCGAGTCGGCCACCCAGGCCCTGAACACCGCTTCGCACAAGCTGGCCGAAGAGATGTACAAGAAGGCTTCGGCCGGAGCCGGGGAGAGTGCGGGCCAGGGCAACGGGTCCGCCAAGACCGAGGAGAAGGTCGTGGACGCCGAGTTCACGGAAGTTGACAAGGACAAGAAGTAA